A window from Microcoleus sp. FACHB-831 encodes these proteins:
- the cheB gene encoding chemotaxis-specific protein-glutamate methyltransferase CheB encodes MPRSRIRVFLVEDSPIALTILKRILATSPEIEVVGEARTGTEALALIPACSPDVICTDLYMPQMNGVEFTREVMSKFPRPILVISAAVEEKDSDNVFQLLQAGAIDIFPKPGAGLPSDYEQAKQDLIGKIKLLSGVSVFTQHRRGRDSESCRDADLSRLGEGETGRLNSKRATHGAANKTQPPAPSPHAPNSLNVAPSSQSPAPKVVVIGASTGGPQALHAILTNLPPSLSAPVICIQHISEGFLQGLVDWLGKSCQMPVKIAQPFELPRPGNIYFAPEQRHLELDASGRFVYLNSPAVGGHRPSITVTFKSVAGFYGRSAVGILLTGMGRDGAEGMKAIAGVGGLTIAQDEASCVVFGMPREAIALGAAKYILPINAIAPRLLSRFGTSI; translated from the coding sequence ATGCCGCGTTCTCGTATTCGAGTTTTCTTAGTAGAGGATTCCCCAATTGCTCTGACCATACTCAAGCGAATCTTGGCTACCTCGCCGGAAATTGAGGTGGTAGGAGAGGCTCGCACTGGCACAGAGGCCTTGGCGCTTATTCCCGCTTGTTCTCCAGACGTAATTTGCACAGACTTGTATATGCCGCAGATGAATGGAGTGGAATTCACGCGGGAAGTCATGTCCAAATTTCCTCGACCGATTTTGGTGATCAGTGCCGCCGTAGAAGAAAAGGATAGCGATAATGTTTTTCAACTGCTGCAAGCTGGTGCAATAGATATTTTTCCCAAGCCTGGTGCGGGGTTGCCATCCGATTACGAGCAAGCAAAGCAGGATTTGATCGGCAAGATTAAGCTACTTTCTGGGGTTAGCGTCTTTACCCAGCATCGTAGAGGGAGAGACAGTGAGTCTTGTAGAGACGCCGATTTATCGCGTCTCGGAGAGGGGGAGACTGGGAGACTAAACTCAAAACGTGCTACGCACGGCGCAGCTAACAAAACTCAGCCTCCAGCGCCTAGCCCCCATGCCCCTAATTCCTTAAATGTAGCCCCCAGTTCCCAATCCCCAGCCCCGAAGGTGGTAGTAATTGGAGCGTCTACGGGTGGCCCGCAAGCCTTGCACGCGATTTTAACTAATTTGCCGCCTAGTTTGTCTGCGCCCGTGATTTGCATCCAGCATATCAGCGAAGGGTTTTTGCAAGGGTTGGTGGATTGGTTGGGTAAATCGTGTCAAATGCCAGTGAAAATTGCACAGCCTTTTGAGTTACCTCGACCAGGAAATATTTATTTTGCACCGGAGCAGCGGCATTTAGAGTTGGATGCGAGTGGCCGATTTGTCTATTTAAACTCTCCTGCGGTGGGAGGTCATCGCCCTTCGATAACAGTAACTTTTAAGTCGGTGGCAGGTTTCTACGGGCGGTCGGCTGTGGGAATTTTGCTTACAGGCATGGGTAGAGATGGCGCAGAGGGTATGAAAGCGATCGCTGGGGTTGGTGGCCTTACTATTGCTCAAGATGAAGCTAGTTGTGTGGTGTTTGGTATGCCGCGTGAAGCGATCGCTCTAGGTGCTGCCAAGTATATTTTGCCTATAAATGCGATCGCTCCTCGGTTACTAAGTCGTTTTGGAACCTCGATTTAA
- a CDS encoding bacterioferritin, with the protein MRELDQKKTTDLLNSIMEFELAGVVRYTHYSLMVTGPNRIPIVEFFKLQANESLMHAQQVGEILTGLEGHPSLRIAPMEETYRHTVQDILQESLNHEKKALDLYKSLLDVVNDASVYLEEFARTMIGQEELHTIEIKKMLRDFS; encoded by the coding sequence ATGAGAGAACTTGACCAGAAGAAGACCACCGACCTGCTAAACTCCATCATGGAATTTGAACTAGCAGGCGTTGTGCGCTACACTCACTATTCCCTAATGGTCACTGGGCCAAACCGGATTCCGATTGTGGAGTTTTTTAAGTTGCAGGCCAATGAGTCTCTAATGCATGCCCAACAAGTCGGAGAAATCCTCACGGGTTTAGAGGGTCATCCCAGCCTGCGAATTGCTCCTATGGAGGAAACCTACAGACACACGGTACAGGATATTTTGCAGGAAAGCCTAAACCACGAAAAAAAAGCGCTGGACTTATACAAATCCTTGCTAGATGTTGTCAACGATGCCAGCGTTTATTTGGAAGAATTCGCCCGCACAATGATTGGTCAAGAAGAACTGCATACCATCGAAATCAAAAAGATGTTGCGTGATTTCAGTTAA
- a CDS encoding multicopper oxidase domain-containing protein, whose product MPDRFLLKTTDLWNRRQILKLGLAGMGITGTALALQQLAKQNATSAQVKIPPLPSHPATSNAGINPMQVLRDFDYGTVKRENGRTVREFRITATNSTVQLNSAVTFNTWNFNNRVPGPTLRVTEGDRVRVVFLNQGGHSHSMHFHGIHHADMDGIRPIRNGAATIYEFDAEPFGVHLYHCHVEPVTRHIGKGLYGMFIIDPPKARPPADEMVLVMAGYDVNEDRRNEFYAFNGIPDYYMMHPIPIYQHQKVRLYVLNMIEWDAAATFHLHANMFGVYPTGRTLTPREDTDVITMGTTERHILEFSYRYPGKYMFHPHQDYIAEAGCMGAFEVIPPT is encoded by the coding sequence ATGCCAGACCGTTTTCTGCTCAAGACAACTGACCTGTGGAATCGCCGCCAAATTCTCAAGCTAGGGCTGGCTGGAATGGGGATAACGGGAACAGCGCTAGCCTTGCAGCAGCTAGCCAAACAGAACGCAACATCAGCACAGGTTAAAATACCGCCACTACCCAGCCATCCAGCAACAAGCAACGCAGGCATAAACCCCATGCAGGTGTTGCGGGATTTTGATTATGGTACTGTTAAACGCGAAAACGGGCGCACGGTTAGAGAATTTCGGATTACTGCGACAAACTCTACAGTACAACTCAATAGCGCAGTCACCTTCAACACTTGGAATTTCAACAATCGCGTACCGGGACCAACGCTAAGAGTAACAGAGGGCGATCGCGTCCGGGTAGTTTTCCTCAACCAAGGCGGGCATTCCCACTCGATGCATTTTCATGGCATCCATCACGCCGATATGGATGGTATTCGTCCAATACGCAATGGTGCTGCCACTATTTATGAATTTGATGCCGAACCTTTTGGCGTCCACCTTTACCATTGCCACGTTGAACCAGTAACGCGACATATCGGTAAAGGACTCTATGGGATGTTCATCATCGATCCGCCAAAAGCACGTCCCCCAGCCGATGAAATGGTGCTGGTAATGGCTGGTTATGACGTGAATGAGGACAGGCGAAACGAATTTTATGCTTTTAATGGGATACCGGATTACTACATGATGCATCCCATCCCTATTTACCAACATCAGAAAGTGCGGCTATACGTCCTCAACATGATTGAATGGGATGCGGCGGCTACGTTTCACTTGCACGCCAATATGTTTGGGGTATATCCCACTGGACGCACCCTTACGCCTAGAGAAGACACGGATGTGATTACGATGGGTACGACTGAGAGGCACATCCTAGAATTTTCCTATCGCTATCCGGGCAAGTATATGTTTCACCCCCATCAAGATTATATTGCTGAGGCTGGTTGCATGGGCGCGTTTGAGGTAATACCTCCTACTTAG
- a CDS encoding glucose-1-phosphate adenylyltransferase, translating into MKKVLSIILGGGAGTRLYPLTKLRAKPAVPLAGKYRLIDIPVSNCINSEIFKIYVLTQFNSASLNRHIARAYNFSGFTEGFVEVLAAQQTPENPNWFQGTADAVRQYIWLLEEWNADEYLILSGDHLYRMDYRQFVQRHRDTNADITLSVVPMDERRASDFGLMKIDDAGRVVDFSEKPKGDALKQMQVDTAILGLTPEQAVQNPYIASMGIYVFKKDVLIKLLKESPEKTDFGKEIIPASAKDYNVQAYLFDGYWEDIGTIEAFYEANLALTRQPQPPFSFYDEDAPIYTRARYLPPSKLLDCQVTESIIGEGCILKECRIDHSVLGVRSRVEAGCTIEDSLLMGADFYQPFAERQASWESRNTPLGIGANTRIRRAIIDKNAYIGRDVQIINKDRVQEAERESEGFYIRSGIVVVVKNAVIPDGTVI; encoded by the coding sequence GTGAAAAAAGTTTTAAGCATTATTCTCGGAGGTGGCGCTGGCACCCGCCTTTATCCGCTGACAAAGCTGCGAGCTAAGCCAGCTGTGCCCTTGGCAGGAAAGTATCGCCTGATCGATATCCCAGTCAGTAATTGCATCAACTCCGAAATTTTCAAGATCTACGTTTTGACGCAATTTAACTCCGCATCCCTGAATCGCCACATTGCTCGTGCCTACAACTTTTCTGGATTTACAGAGGGGTTTGTCGAGGTGCTAGCAGCTCAGCAAACGCCAGAAAACCCTAACTGGTTTCAAGGCACAGCAGACGCCGTTCGCCAGTATATCTGGCTGTTAGAGGAGTGGAACGCGGATGAGTACCTGATTTTGTCGGGAGACCACCTCTACCGCATGGACTATCGGCAGTTTGTGCAACGTCACCGGGACACAAATGCTGACATCACCCTATCGGTTGTGCCGATGGATGAGCGCCGTGCGTCGGATTTCGGCTTGATGAAAATTGATGATGCAGGTCGAGTGGTTGACTTCAGCGAAAAACCCAAAGGGGATGCGCTCAAGCAGATGCAGGTTGATACAGCCATATTAGGCTTGACACCTGAACAGGCTGTACAAAATCCTTACATCGCGTCGATGGGGATTTATGTATTCAAAAAAGATGTCCTGATCAAGCTGTTGAAAGAATCCCCCGAAAAGACAGATTTTGGTAAGGAGATTATTCCAGCTTCTGCTAAAGACTATAACGTTCAGGCTTACTTGTTTGATGGTTACTGGGAAGACATTGGAACCATCGAGGCGTTCTACGAGGCAAACTTGGCGCTTACGCGGCAACCGCAGCCGCCATTTAGCTTTTACGATGAGGATGCGCCAATTTACACACGCGCTCGTTACTTGCCTCCCAGTAAGCTGTTAGATTGCCAGGTAACGGAATCGATTATCGGCGAAGGCTGCATCTTGAAAGAATGTCGGATCGATCACTCGGTTTTAGGAGTGCGATCGCGCGTTGAAGCAGGCTGCACTATTGAAGACTCCCTGCTTATGGGAGCCGACTTCTACCAACCATTTGCCGAGCGACAAGCAAGCTGGGAAAGCCGCAACACCCCTCTAGGTATTGGTGCCAACACCAGAATTCGTCGCGCCATAATCGATAAAAATGCTTACATTGGCCGCGACGTGCAAATTATCAACAAAGACAGGGTGCAAGAAGCCGAGCGCGAAAGCGAGGGTTTTTACATCCGTAGCGGCATCGTCGTTGTTGTGAAAAATGCCGTGATTCCAGATGGCACGGTAATTTAG
- a CDS encoding FTR1 family protein — MDFSSALPTFVITLREGVEAALVVGIVLACLKKAKQSNLNIWVYAGVGAGIAASAMVGVLLGNLAQTLSNLNSPYAAIMEPLLEGSFSVVAIAMLSWMLIWMTKQARSMKSQVEGAVTSALARNAGWGVFSLIFIAVLREGFETVLFIVAKFEQGLIPSLGAISGIAVAAGIGVLLFKLGVKINIRLFFQVMGVLLLFIVAGLVVSSLGHFDTAVASLSKMNRASASLCFYYERFAKDPSCTLGPMVWNTTKVLPDDKFPGLLLSALFGYTDKLYIVQAISYIGFLVAIGGLYFRSLGGRPNVAKKDTEASSAKSA; from the coding sequence ATGGATTTTAGTTCTGCTTTACCAACCTTTGTTATTACCCTTAGAGAAGGCGTTGAAGCTGCTTTGGTTGTAGGAATTGTGCTGGCTTGCCTGAAAAAAGCCAAGCAGAGCAACCTCAATATTTGGGTATATGCTGGCGTGGGAGCCGGGATTGCCGCAAGTGCGATGGTGGGCGTACTGCTGGGTAATTTAGCTCAAACCTTATCGAATTTAAACTCTCCCTATGCAGCGATAATGGAGCCGCTTTTAGAAGGTTCCTTCAGTGTAGTAGCGATCGCTATGCTCAGTTGGATGCTGATCTGGATGACCAAGCAGGCACGCTCTATGAAATCTCAAGTTGAGGGTGCGGTGACATCTGCTCTTGCGCGGAATGCTGGCTGGGGCGTATTCAGTCTAATTTTCATTGCAGTTCTGCGAGAAGGTTTTGAAACTGTCCTGTTTATAGTTGCCAAATTTGAACAAGGTTTAATTCCATCCCTTGGGGCAATTAGCGGCATAGCTGTTGCAGCGGGTATAGGCGTATTGCTATTCAAATTAGGTGTCAAAATCAATATTCGCCTGTTCTTCCAAGTTATGGGCGTTTTATTGCTTTTCATTGTTGCTGGGTTGGTAGTCTCGTCGCTAGGCCACTTTGATACAGCAGTGGCTAGTTTATCCAAGATGAATCGTGCCTCGGCAAGCCTCTGTTTTTACTACGAAAGGTTTGCCAAAGACCCATCGTGTACTTTGGGGCCGATGGTTTGGAATACCACAAAAGTTTTACCTGATGACAAGTTTCCAGGGCTGCTTCTTAGTGCTTTGTTTGGCTATACCGATAAACTCTATATAGTTCAAGCAATTAGTTACATTGGGTTTTTGGTTGCTATCGGCGGCCTTTATTTCCGCAGCCTCGGCGGTCGCCCAAATGTTGCCAAAAAGGATACAGAAGCTAGCAGCGCAAAATCAGCTTGA
- a CDS encoding helix-hairpin-helix domain-containing protein, with translation MRCFRSLSLAAAIATLISLSACGDASNNGNTSSPSANTSPAASASPVASTSSTETTAHNHGGGKKININSAILSELDKLEAKLGIPALSNKIQGSRPYASPEELVSKKVISQPQFDQIKDMVTIEDVVLTGEAKDVDYMTKLGLMKGHLIVAQELLDGQLPKQAEPHIGHPVEEIYVDVEEQLQERNVKEFKTTLIGLQDLVKANPKDAKVKTNFASSMQAVDTAIAGLPEAQRSSPKFVLQVINGLLDAANSEYGAAIANGKVSAAIEYQDSRGFVNYADSLYKNISGQMAKENPEAHKAISDSMTQLKTAWPSVTAPAAPVKTPQQVSQLIKTIEQNAQKVIK, from the coding sequence ATGCGCTGTTTTCGTTCCTTATCTCTTGCTGCGGCGATCGCCACTCTGATTTCTCTAAGCGCCTGCGGCGATGCCTCCAACAACGGCAACACATCTTCCCCAAGTGCTAACACTTCCCCAGCTGCTAGTGCATCCCCGGTGGCAAGTACTTCCAGCACCGAAACTACTGCTCACAATCACGGTGGTGGCAAGAAAATCAACATCAACAGCGCTATTTTGTCCGAGTTGGATAAATTAGAAGCAAAATTAGGAATACCAGCACTTTCTAATAAGATTCAAGGCAGCCGTCCCTATGCCAGTCCTGAAGAATTAGTGTCGAAAAAGGTCATCAGTCAACCGCAGTTTGACCAAATTAAAGACATGGTGACAATTGAGGATGTGGTACTTACGGGAGAAGCTAAAGATGTTGACTACATGACCAAGCTAGGGTTAATGAAAGGGCATCTAATAGTTGCCCAAGAGCTTTTGGATGGGCAACTGCCAAAGCAAGCAGAACCTCACATAGGTCATCCAGTTGAAGAGATTTATGTAGATGTAGAAGAGCAGTTGCAGGAGCGCAATGTCAAAGAATTTAAGACAACTTTGATCGGTTTACAAGATTTGGTGAAAGCAAATCCGAAGGATGCCAAGGTTAAGACTAATTTTGCGTCGTCGATGCAAGCAGTTGATACGGCGATCGCGGGTTTACCAGAAGCACAGCGCTCCTCACCCAAATTTGTGTTACAGGTAATTAACGGGTTGCTGGATGCGGCAAACTCTGAATATGGGGCAGCGATCGCCAACGGTAAAGTGTCTGCGGCAATTGAATATCAAGATTCGCGCGGATTTGTCAACTATGCCGATAGCCTCTACAAAAATATTTCTGGCCAAATGGCAAAAGAGAATCCCGAAGCCCATAAAGCGATCTCTGACAGCATGACTCAACTGAAAACCGCTTGGCCCTCGGTAACTGCTCCGGCTGCACCCGTAAAAACCCCACAGCAAGTATCGCAGTTGATTAAGACAATTGAGCAAAATGCTCAAAAGGTAATCAAGTAA